In Euphorbia lathyris chromosome 10, ddEupLath1.1, whole genome shotgun sequence, a single genomic region encodes these proteins:
- the LOC136209220 gene encoding F-box/kelch-repeat protein At1g57790-like: MIGRKKRKLKSLAATVMNSKQASALNKKEMLELQTWADLPVELLELVFSHLTLEDNIHASVVCKRWHTAAVSVRVVNQPPWLMYFPKYGNMYEFYDPGQRKTYSLELPELHGSRVCYTKDGWLLLYRPRTHRVFFFNPFTKEVIKLPRFELTYQIVAFSSSPKSIGCVIFTVKHISPTIVAISTCHPGATEWVTVNYQNRLPFVSSIWNKIVFCSGLFYCLSLTGWLGVFDPVERTWNVLVVPPPACPENFFAKNWWKGKFMSECNGDILVIYTCCSENPILFKLNRSNMVWEEMKTLDGATLFASFLSSHTRIDLPGIMRNSIYFSKVRFFGKRCISYSLDDYRYYPRKQCHDWGEQDPFENIWIEPPEDLSIFI; encoded by the exons ATGATTGgcagaaagaaaagaaagttgAAATC GTTGGCTGCAACTGTTATGAATAGTAAACAAGCATCAGCCTTGAATAAGAAGGAGATGTTAGAATTGCAAACTTGGGCCGACCTTCCTGTGGAACTTCTCGAGTTGGTCTTTAGCCATTTAACTCTCGAGGATAACATTCATGCTTCCGTTGTTTGCAAGAGATGGCACACTGCTGCAGTTTCCGTCAGAGTGGTAAACCAACCACCTTGGCTTATGTATTTCCCGAAATATGGTAATATGTATGAATTTTATGACCCAGGACAGCGCAAGACCTATTCGCTTGAGCTACCGGAGTTGCACGGGTCAAGAGTTTGTTACACTAAAGATGGTTGGTTATTGTTATACAGACCCAGAACACACCGCGTGTTCTTCTTTAATCCGTTCACCAAGGAAGTGATCAAACTGCCAAGATTCGAATTGACTTACCAGATTGTAGCCTTCTCGTCTTCCCCAAAATCAATTGGCTGTGTCATTTTTACCGTTAAGCACATAAGTCCTACAATTGTTGCTATTAGTACTTGTCATCCTGGGGCAACTGAGTGGGTCACTGTTAATTACCAAAACCGCTTGCCTTTCGTGAGCAGTATTTGGAATAAGATTGTTTTCTGCAGTGGACTATTCTACTGTCTTAGTCTTACTGGGTGGCTTGGTGTTTTTGACCCAGTGGAACGTACTTGGAATGTTCTTGTTGTGCCTCCACCCGCATGTCCTGAGAACTTTTTTGCGAAAAATTGGTGGAAGGGTAAATTTATGTCGGAATGTAACGGAGATATCTTAGTTATATACACATGTTGCAGTGAGAATCCTATTCTATTTAAGTTGAATAGATCAAACATGGTATGGGAAGAGATGAAGACACTTGATGGTGCGACTTTGTTCGCCAGTTTCTTATCATCTCATACGAGAATCGACCTCCCTGGGATAATGAGAAACAGCATCTACTTCTCGAAAGTCCGTTTCTTTGGAAAGCGTTGCATATCTTACTCTCTCGATGATTATAGATACTATCCTCGGAAGCAGTGTCATGACTGGGGTGAGCAAGATCCTTTCGAGAACATCTGGATTGAACCCCCTGAAGACCTCTCAATATTCATTTGA